The DNA segment GGCGCGGTCAAACAGGCGACCAAGCGCATTTCCGAAGCCATGGACGTGCGCAAAAGCGGCGAGGACCCGACTGCGGGCTCGCTCTCTGGCGGTAACCTGCAAAAGTTCATCGTCGGTCGTGAGCTGGACCGGCAGCCGACGGTGCTGGTGGTCAATCAGCCGACCTGGGGTGTCGACGCGGGTGCCGCAAGCCATATTCGTCAGGCGCTGGTCGATCTTGCCCGCAACGGCTCGGCCGTGCTGGTCATCAGCCAGGATCTCGACGAAATATTCGAGGTGGCCACCGATATTGCCGTCATTTCGGAAGGACGGCTGTCGCCGGCTTATCCGGCGGGCGAGCTGACACGGGAAAAGATCGGTCTCCTAATGGGCGGCCTGCATGAATCAAAGACGCATCCGGAGCCCATGCATGCGCATTGAACTTGAAAGGCGCCCGCAGGCTTCGAAACTGTTCGGCTTCCTGTCGCCGCTGCTCGCCCTCGCGCTGGCGCTGATTGCCGGTACCATTATGTTCGCCGTCCTCGGCAAGGACCCGGTGGAAGCGCTGGACGCTTTCTTCGTCGAGCCTCTGCTGGAAGTCTGGTCGCTGCACGAACTGGCGATCAAGGCGGGGCCGCTGATCCTGATCGCGGTCGGCCTTTGCGTCTGCTATCGGTCCAACAACTGGAACATCGGCGCCGAAGGCCAATTTACCATCGGTGCGGTCGCCGGCTCCTACATTCCGATTGTCTTCACCGATTGGCATTCGCCGATGGTCCTGCCACTGATGCTGATCGCCGGCGCTGTCGGCGGGGCGCTCTATGCCGCCATTCCGGCGTTGTTGAAGGCGCATTTCAACACCAATGAGATCCTGACGAGCTTGATGCTCGTTTATATCGGGCAGCTCTACCTGGATTGGCTCTCACGCGGCCCTTGGCGCGATCCGCAGGGCCATAATTTCCCGCAGAGTATCGATTTTCCGCCGGAGGCGGTGCTGCCGGCGATCTGGGCGGACTCCGGTCGGGCGCATTGGGGGATCGTCTTTGCCATCGTCGCGGCGATCCTTGCCTGGTTCATGATGAAATACACGCTGAAGGGCTTTGAGATAACCGTTCTTGGCCAATCGGAACGAGCAGGCCGCTTCGCCGGCTTTTCCTCCAAGAAAATGGTCTGGTTCGGCTTCCTCTTCTCCGGCGCGCTGGCAGGCCTTGCCGGCATTTCCGAGGTTGCGGGTTCGATCGGCCATCTGCAGCCGGCAATATCGCCGGGCTACGGCTTTACCGCCATCATCGTTGCTTTCCTGGCGCGTCTCAATCCGCTCGGCGCGATCCTTTCCGGCTTCGTGCTGGCGCTGACCTATCTTGGCGGCGAGGCGGCGCAATTATCGCCCGGCATCTCCGCCAAGGCGGCGAGCGTCTTCCAGGGGTTGTTGCTTTTCTTCGTGCTCTCCTGCGATACGCTGATCAACTATAAGATCCGGCTGGTCTGGTCGCGGGTTCGGGGAGGTGCGGCATGAGTATGAGTGTCTTTGAAGCGATCCTCCTCACCATCATCACGGCCTCGACGCCGCTTGTTATCGCCGGCCTCGGCGAACTTGTGGTGGAACGCTCCGGTGTGCTCAATCTTGGCGTCGAAGGCATGATGATCATCGGTGCTGTCGCCGCCTTCGTCGGCGCACAGGTGAGCGGATCGCCCTATGTGGGCCTCATCGCCGGCATTGCCGGCGGCGCGCTATTTTCGCTGTTGTTCGGCTTCCTGACGCTGACGCTGGTGACCAATCAGGTGGCGACGGGTCTGGCGCTGACCATCCTTGGCCTCGGTCTCTCCGGCATGATCGGGGAAGGTTATGTCAGTGTGCCCGGAGTGCAGTTGCGGGAAATCGTCTTCCCGGTCTTGTCCGATATTCCGCTCGTCGGGCCGGTGCTGTTCAAGCAGGATCTGACTTTCTATCTGTCGATCGCGCTGCTCATCGGGGTCAACTGGTCCCTCTTCCGCAGCCGCAGTGGCCTGAAGCTGCGCGCCATCGGCGACAGTCATGGCTCGGCACATGCCCTCGGCATCGACGTCATCCGCACGCGCTATCTCGCCGTCATGTTCGGCGGCGCCTGCGCCGGGCTCGCTGGTGCACAGTTGTCCCTGGTCTACACGCCGCAATGGGTCGAGAACATGTCGGCCGGCCGCGGCTGGGTGACACTGGCCCTTGTTGTCTTCGCGTCGTGGCGGCCGATGCGCGTCCTGGCCGGCGGCTATCTCTTCGGCGCAGTGACGATCCTGCAGTTTCATGCGCAGGGCTTCGGCGTCGGCATTCCCTCACAGTTTCTGTCGATGCTACCCTACGCATCGACTATTGTGGTTCTCATCATCATCTCTCAAAATCGTCGGGCGACATTGATCAACACGCCAGCGTCGCTTGGCAAGGCCTTCGTTCCGGAGCGCTAAGAACAACAACCGGACGGATTTCGTAAATATCAAACCAGCAGGGGTAACCATGAAAAAACTAGCACTCGCACTCGCCACCACGGCCGCTGCCATTGTCGGCTTCGGTGCTGCGGCCGAAGCGGCTCCGACCAAGGTCTGCTTTGTCTATGTCGGCTCGCATACGGACGGCGGTTATTCGCAGGCGCACGATCTCGGCCGTCAGCAGGTCCAGAAGGAGTTTGGCAACAAGATCGATACGCCTTATCTCGAAAACGTACCGGAAGGCCCGGACGCCGAACGCGCCATCGAGCGACTCGCCCGCTCCGGCTGCTCGCTGATCTTCTCCACATCGTTCGGCTTCATGGACGCGACCGTCAAGGTCGCCGCGAAGTTCCCGAAGGTTAAGTTCGAGCATGCGACCGGCTTCAAGAGCGGCCCGAATCTCGCCACCTACAACTCGCGCTTCTATGAAGGCCGCTACATCCTGGGTCAGATCGCTGCCAAGACGTCGGAGAATCACGGTGCCGCCTACATCGCTTCCTTCCCGATCCCGGAAGTGGTGATGGGCATCAACTCCTTCGAGCAGGGCGCGCGCTCGGTCGATCCGAGCTTCAAGCTCAAGGTCGTCTGGGTCAACACCTGGTTCGATCCCGGCAAGGAAGCCGACGCTGCCAAGGCCATGGTTGACCAAGGCGTCGATATCTTGACGCAGCACACCGATACGACGGCACCGATGCAGGTGGCTGAAGAGCGCGGCATCCATGCCTTCGGTCAGGCGTCCGACATGATCGCCTCCGGCCCGAAGGCGCAGTTGACGGCCGTCGTCGACACCTGGGGCAACTACTACTCCAAACGCGTCCATGCGCTGCTTGACGGCACCTGGAAGGCCGAACAGAGCTGGGATGGCCTGAAGGACGGCATTCTGAAGATGGCGCCGTACACCAACATGCCCGACGACGTGAAGAAGATGGCTGAAGAGACCGAAGCCAAGATCAAGTCCGGCGAACTCGCGCCCTTTACCGGCCCGATCAACAAGCAGGACGGTACGCCCTGGCTGAAGGCCGGCGAGAAAGCCGATGACGGTACTCTGCTCGGCATGAACTTCTATATCGAAGGCGTCGACGACAAGCTGCCGGCTTCAAAATAAGAAAATCAGGCGGAAAACGCTTGAGTTGAAAAGGGCGTCCAAGGGACGCCCTTTTTTGTTGCAGTGCGTCATAGAATCCCGATTTACAAAAGTATTACTATATGATTTTTTGCCTTCGGCCGTAGGAGTTGGCCAATTGGGAGGACATCATGAAATTTAAGACTGCACTGGTGAGTGCCACGATTCTTGCTGCTTGCATGTTTACGACCGCATCGGCAAAGAATTTGGTCGTCGGCTTTTCGCAAATCGGTTCGGAATCCGGCTGGCGTGCGGCGGAAACGACGGTTACGAAACAGCAGGCTGAAAAGCGCGGCATCGACCTCAAATTCGCCGATGCCCAACAGAAGCAGGAAAACCAGATCAAGGCGATTCGCTCCTTCATCGCGCAGGGTGTCGACGCGATTCTCCTGGCGCCCGTCGTGGAAACGGGATGGGACTCTGTTCTGAAGGAAGCCAAGGAAGCCAAGATCCCCGTCATCCTGCTTGACCGCACGATCAACGCCCCGAAGGATCTCTATCTGACCGCCGTTACCTCGGACCAGATTCACGAAGGCAAGGTTGCCGGTGACTGGCTTGTGAAGACTGTCGGCGACAAGAAGTGCAATATCGTCGAGCTGCAGGGCACCACCGGTTCCTCGCCGGCCATCGCCCGCAAGAAGGGCTTCGAAGAAGCCATCAAGGGCCATGACAACCTGAAGATCGTCCGCAGCCAGACCGGCGATTTCACCCGCGCCAAGGGCAAGGAAGTCATGGAAAGCTTCCTGAAGGCCGAAAATGGCGGCAAGGACATCTGCGCGCTCTACGCTCATAACGACGACATGGCCGTTGGCGCTATCCAGGCGATCAAGGAAGCCGGCCTGAAGCCGGGCAAGGATATCCTGACCGTATCCATCGATTCGGTTCCGGACCTCTTCAAGGCCATGGCGGCCGGCGAAGCAAACGCGACGGTGGAACTGACGCCGAACATGGCCGGCCCCGCCTTCGATGCCCTCGACGCGTACCTCAAGACCAAGAAGGAGCCGCCGAAGTGGATCCAGACCGAGTCGAAGCTGTACACACAGTCTGACGACCCGCAGAAGGTCTACGAGGAGAAGAAGAACCAGGGCTATTGATGTAAAAAAAGCGAACCGCATCGGCTGGCAAACGGCCGATGCGGGCTTTTCTACGCGGCATTGCGGGCGGGGAAGCTTCCGCATTTAGGTGAACTACCCGAATGCGAGTAAGATGTACGCACGGCGCTTTAGCGAGCGGCGTATTTCGCACCTTTGCATACCGGCTCAATTCAAGGAAATTCTTGCTCCATGGCTCACGATGTCGAGCGTCTTCTGACGGCTACCGGCTTCTGCAAATATTTTCCCGGCTCCACCGCTCTGGATCATGTCGATTTTACGTTGCGGCGGGGCGAGGTTCATGCGCTTCTCGGCGAAAATGGTGCTGGGAAATCGACGCTGATCAAGTGCATGACCGGCGCCTATCGCCGCGACGCAGGCAGCCTTGTTCTCGATGGCGCCGAAATCGACCCGCACGATACGCTGGCGGCGCAGAAGCTTGGTATCGGAACGGTCTATCAGGAGGTGAACCTCCTTGCGAATTTGAGTGTAGCGGAAAATCTGTTTCTCGGCCGGCAGCCAAGACGGCTCGGCATGATCAGCAGCCGTGCGATGAACAGCATGGCGAAAGACCTGTTGTCGCAATACGGCATAGACATCGATGTCAGCCGTCAGCTCGACCGTTTCTCCGTCGCAATTCAGCAAGTCATCGCGATCGCACGTGCCGTGGATCTCTCTGGCAAGGTTCTGATCCTCGACGAGCCGACGGCCAGCCTCGATACGCACGAAGTTGCCATGCTTTTCGGTATTATCCAGAATCTGAAGAAGCGCGGATTAGGAATTGTTTTCATTACGCATTTTCTTGAGCAGGTCTATCAGATTTGCGACCGCATAACCGTTCTGCGCAACGGCCGCCTTGTGGGCACGCGCGATGCGGAGGGCCTTTCCCGGCAAACCCTGATCGCCATGATGCTGGGCCGCGAACTCGCGCAGGTCGAAGCGACCGCGAAGCAGGCGGTCGGCGAAAGCGGGCCGGTCAGATACCGCTTCACCAATTTCGGCAAACGCGGCAAAATTAAGCCCTTCGACCTGGAGGTTCGGGTCGGAGAAGTGGTTGGGATTGCCGGTCTGCTGGGCTCAGGACGCACGGAAACCGCGGAAGTGCTCTTCGGCGTCGAGCGCGCCGACAGCGGCGAGGCAAAGATCGAGGACAGGAATGTGACCCTTTCGGGCCCTCGCGCTGCCATCAAGAGCGGCTTCGGCTTTTGCCCCGAAGACCGCAAGACGGATGGCATCATCGGCGATCTTTCCATCCGCGAAAACATAGTCATGGCGCTCCAGGCCCGCCGCGGCTGGGCGCGCCCATTACCGCGCAGCGAGCAGAACGCGATCGCCGATCGTTATATCAAGGCGCTGGATATCCGCACCACCGACCGCGAAAAGCCGATAAGGCTGCTGTCCGGCGGCAATCAGCAGAAGGCCATTCTGGCGCGCTGGCTGGCGACCAATCCCAATTTCCTGATCCTGGACGAGCCGACGCGCGGCATCGATGTCGGCGCGCACGCGGAGATCATCCGACTGATCGAAGATCTTTGCCAGCAGGGAATGTCGCTAGTCGTGATCTCGTCCGAGCTGGAGGAACTCGTGGCCTATAGTTCCCGCGTCATCGTGCTGCGTGACCGCGAACATATTGCCGAACTGACAGGCGACAAGATTACCGCCAGCCATATCGTCGACTCGATCGCGACGGGCGAGAGCAAGCGGGAGGAAGCATGAGTTCCCAGATCAAGGCCCTGTTGCTTCGATTGGCCCCGCAGCTCATTGCGCTGTCAGCGATTCTTCTATTGAATTTCATTATGTTCCCACAGTTCTTTCATCTGGAACTGCAAAATGGCAGATTGTATGGCAGCATCATCGATGTTCTCAATCGCGGTGCGCCCGTAGCGCTTCTGTCCATCGGCATGACGCTCGTCATCGCCACCAAGGGCATCGATCTCTCGGTCGGCGCGGTGATTGCAATTTGCGGCGCCGTTGCCGCATCCGCCATCGTCTCCGGACATTCTCTCGCCTATACGCTGATACTGACCATCGGCGTCGGGCTTGCATGCGGGCTTTGGAACGGGTTCCTCGTCGCGGTTCTCGATATTCAGCCGATCATCGCCACGCTGGTGCTGATGGTCGCCGGCCGCGGGATAGCCCAATTGATCACCGAAGGCGTCATCATGACCTTCAATGACGATGGGCTCATCTTCTTGGGAAGCGGGTCCTTCGGCTCCCTGCCGATGCCTGTCGTCATCTGGCTGTTGGTGGCATTGGCGGTTATTCTTCTGGTGAGACGCACGGCTCTCGGCATGCTCGTCGAGGCGATCGGCATCAACCGGCGGGCCAGCACGCTGTCGGGCATTCAGACGCCGGTGCTGCTGATCGCCGTCTATGCGCTGAGCGGCCTGTGCGCTTCGATCGCCGGCATCATCGTTTCCGCCGATATCAAGGGCGCCGATGCGAACAATGCCGGTCTTTGGCTCGAACTTGACGCGATCCTGGCCGTCGTCGTCGGTGGCAATTCCCTTCTTGGCGGCCGTTTCAGCATCGTCGGCTCACTGATCGGCGCGATGATCATCCAGTCGGTCAATACCGGCATTCTGCTGTCCGGCTTCCCGCCGGAGTTCAATCTGGTGATCAAGGCCGTCATCGTCATCATCATTCTGGTCATCCAGTCTCCAGCTCTCCAATCCGTCTCGTCGTTTTTCTGGCGTCGGCGGGGCGCGGCGCAGATGATCCATGAGGAGCAGGCAAAGTGAATTCGAAATATCTTCCTCTGCTCGTGACGATCGTCATTTTCCTGCTGGCCTACACCGGCTGCGTGATGGAGTTTCCGACCATGCTGTCGACGCGCGTCGTCGGCAATCTGCTGACGGATAACGCTTTTCTCGGAATTGCCGCCGTCGGCATGACGTTTGTCATCCTTTCCGGCGGCATCGATCTGTCGATCGGTTCGGTCATCGCCTTTACCGGCGTCTTCCTGGCTATCATTCTGCGAGATACCTCGATCCATCCGTTGCTCGCCTTCGCGCTTGTTCTGGCGATCACGACGATCTTCGGCGCGGGCATGGGTGCCATCATCCACTATCTCAGCATGCCGCCCTTCATCGTCACTTTGGCGGGCATGTTTCTCGCGCGCGGCATCGCTTTCGTCCTCTCGATCGACAGTATCCCGATCGAGCATGATTTCTATTCGCAACTGAGCGATCTCTATCTATTGCTGCCAGGCGGCGGCCGTCTGACGCTGATCGGCGGTATCATGCTGATCGTCTTTGCAGGCGGCATTGTGCTGGCGCATCGCACCCGCTTTGGCGCCAACGTCTATGCGTTGGGCGGCGGGGTGCAGACGGCTCAGTTGATGGGTGTGCCGGTCGGCCGCACAACGATCCAGATCTATGCGCTGTCCGGCTTTCTCGCCGGTCTATCCGGAATCGTTTTTTCGCTCTATACGTCGGCAGGATATTCGCTGGCTACGGTTGGGGTCGAGCTGGATGCCATTGCCGCCGTGGTCATAGGTGGAACATTGCTCACGGGGGGAGCAGGGTTCGTTGGAGGAACTCTCATCGGAATTCTCATACAGGGCTTGATTCAGACTTATATCACCTTTGATGGAACGCTCTCCAGTTGGTGGACTAAGATATTAATCGGGCTGCTGCTCTTTGCGTTTATTCTGATGCAGAAGGGACTTCTGCTGCTTTCCCGCTTCAATCGACGTTACGCTTAGGGAAGGACAGAGTGTTTGCGCGGCCGATTGCTTGAAACCAGGAAAACCGAAGGAAAATCCCGAACGAGCCATGCTCAGGTCGTGGATGATCTTGGAAAAGCGATTGTGTCCGGCGCCTTTCCCATCGGCAGCATTCTCCCTGGCGACAGCGATCTTCTGCAGCGGTTCAAGGTGTCGCGCACCGTGCTGCGCGAGAGCATGAAGACGCTCGCGGCAAAAGGATTGGTCGTGCCGCGCGCCCGCGTCGGAACCCGTGTCACCGAAAAGATCCATTGGAACATGTTCGACAGCGCGGTGCTGACCTGGCACTTTGAAAGCGGCGTCAACGAGGAGTTCCTTCTCCACCTCTACGACATTCGTTTGGCCTTCGAGCCGTTTGCCGCCAGCCTCGTGGCGAAGCGGGCCAGCCCCGAAGAAATCGAGTCGTTGCGAAAGCTGGCGATGGCCATGGCCGCGCCGGAACATACGCCTGATAGTCTCGCCGTCGCCGATCTTCACTTTCACCTGGCGATCACGGAAGCCTCCCACAATCCCTTCATGCGTTCGCTCGGCGGCCTGATCGAAGCGGCCCTCGTCGGCATGTTCCGGATGAGCGCACCTCCGACCAGCAACGGCTTCGGCAATATTGCCGATACGCATATGGCGATCGTCGACGCTATCGCCGCCGGCGACGAATTGGCGGCGCACAAGGCGATGGAATTCGTTATTTTCGACGGCCGCCGGCATGTCCAGCAAGCCTTCGCGGCGCTCGCGGACGCTTGACGTCTACGTCTAATTTCGCCGTAGTTCACCGCTCAACTAGTTGCTATGAGGAGATGAGGCCTGCTCTCGGGCCTCATCGGACCGTATCTTTCGGAGCTTGCAATGGAACGCACCTGCCTCGCCATCATCCTCGCCGCCGGCGACAGCACCCGCATGAAGTCGTCGATCTCCAAGGTGCTGCACCCAATCGCCGGCCGTCCGATGATTGCACATGTGATGGACGCGATTGCCAAGACCGATATTTCTGCTGCCGCGCTCGTGGTCGGCCGCAACGCGGAGGAGGTCACTGCGGCGGCCGCCGTCGGCGGCGTCAAGGTGGAAGCCTATCTGCAGAAAGAGCGTCTCGGCACCGGCCATGCAGTGCTTGCGGCGCGCGAGGCGATCGCCAAAGGGTATGACGATATTCTCGTGGCCTATGGCGACGTACCGCTGCTCACCGATGCGCCGCTTCGCGCGGCACGTCAGGGGCTAGCCGATGGCAATGACATCGTCGTCATCGGCTTTCATACGGAAAACCCCAACGCCTATGGCCGGCTGCTCGTCAAGGACGGCGAGCTGATCGCCATCCGTGAGGCAAAGGACGCGACCGACGCCGAGCTTGCGGTTACCTGGTGCAATAGCGGCCTGATGGCGATCAACGGCCGCAAGGCGCTCGATCTGCTCGACCGTATCGGCAACGACAATGCCAAGCGCGAATATTATCTGACCGATCTCGTCGAGATCGCCCGCTCTCTCGGCGGCCGCGCGGTCGCCGTCGATGCGCCCGAAGTGGAGATGACCGGCTGCAACAACCGCGCCGAACTCGCCGTTATCGAGCGGCTCTGGCAGGAGCGGCGCCGTCATGAGCTGATGCTTTCAGGCGTCACGATGATTGCGCCAGAAACGGTGTTTCTTGCCTATGACACGGTAATTGGCCAGGACGCGCTGATCGAGCCGAACGTCGTCTTCGGCCCCGGCGCCGTCATCGATGGCGGCGCGGTCATCCATGCCTTTTCGCATATCGAAGGCGCCCATGTCAGCGCCGGCGCCACGGTCGGCCCCTTCGCGCGGCTGCGTCCGGGTGCGGACCTTGCCGGCGGCTCGAAGGTTGGTAATTTCTGCGAGGTGAAGAACGGCAAGATCAGCGAGGGCGCGAAGGTCAATCACCTGACCTATATCGGCGATGCCACGGTCGGCGCCGGCAGCAATATCGGCGCGGGCACGATCACCTGCAACTATGATGGCGTCAACAAGCACGAGACGCATATCGGCGCCAACAGCTTCATCGGCTCGAACTCGTCGCTGGTTGCGCCCGTGCGTATCGGCGACAACGCCTATGTCGCCTCAGGCAGCGTCATCACCGAGGATGTGCCTGCCGATGCGCTTGCCTTCGGTCGCGCCCGCCAGGAGGTAAAACCTGGCCGTGCCAAGGTCATTCGCGAGAGAGCCTTGGCCATCAAGGCAGCGAAGAAGGGCAGCCACTAAGCCTAAAGTCCAGCGCATGAGCCCTTAAATCGGAATCGATTTAAGGAAAGGAATATGCGCTACTCTAAAGTCCTACTGCGTTCTCAACGCGTCCTTTGGATCCGCGTTGCAGTAGGGTCGCGTAACGGTCGGAAACCGAAAGTGACCATCGCGGCAATTGAGAAAACTATAAGAATCATTAGGACTTGCGCCAAGATTTTGGGCCAGACGGAGAATTGCATGTGCGGCATTGTCGGGATTGTCGGAACGAAGCCTGTGGCGGCACGATTGGTGGATGCCTTGCGGCGTCTCGAATATCGCGGCTACGATTCGGCTGGCGTTGCCACCATCCATAACGGCGTCATGGACCGCCGCCGCGCCGAAGGAAAACTCTTCAATCTCGAAAAGCGACTGGATGTCGAGCCGCTACCGGGCGTCACCGGCATTGCTCACACCCGCTGGGCGACCCATGGCGTTCCCAACGAAACCAACGCCCATCCGCATTTTGTCGAAGGCGTCGCCGTCGTTCACAATGGCATTATCGAGAATTTCTCCGAGCTGCGCGAGGAATTGAAGGCCGAAGGCCGGGTCTTTGCCACACAGACCGATACGGAAGTTGTTGCGCATCTTCTGGCGAAATATCTCCGCCAGGGCCTCGATCCGCGCGCAGCCATGCTGAAGATGCTGAACCGCGTCACCGGTGCCTATGCACTGGTCGTCATGTTCCAGAACGATCCCGACACGCTCATGGCGGCCCGCTCCGGCCCGCCGCTCGCCATCGGTTTCGGCAATGGCGAGACATTCCTCGGCTCCGACGCGATTGCGCTGGCGCCCTTCACCAACGAGATTACCTATCTCGTCGACGGCGACTGCGCGATCATCACCCGCGATGGCGCCACGGTTGTCGATTTCAGCGGCCAGGAGGTCAGCCGCGTTCGGCAGATATCGCAGGCGACTGCCTATGTCGTCGACAAGGGCAATCATCGCCACTTCATGGAAAAGGAAATTTACGAGCAGCCGGAGGTGATCTCCCATGCGCTCAGCCAATATGTCGATTTCGCCAGTCATCGAGTGCGCCCGAATGCGTCGGCGATCGATTTCAGCGCGGTGTCCAGCTTGGCGATTTCAGCCTGCGGCACGGCGTATCTTGCCGGCCTGATCGGCAAATATTGGTTCGAGCGTTATGCCCGCCTGCCGGTCGAGATCGATGTGGCTTCCGAATTCCGCTATCGCGAAATGCCGCTATTGCCCTCGCAGGCTGCGCTATTCATCTCGCAATCCGGCGAAACGGCGGATACGCTTGCATCGCTGCGCTACTGCAAGGATCATGGCCTGAAGATCGGTGCCGTGGTCAATGTGAAGGAATCGACCATCGCGCGCGAATCCGATGCGGTGTTCCCGATCATGGCCGGCCCCGAAATCGGGGTTGCCTCTACCAAGGCCTTCACCTGCCAGCTTGCTGTGCTCGCATCTTTGGCGATCGGTGCCGGCAAGGCGCGTGGTACGGTCAGCGCTGAGGACGAACAGGCGATGGTGGGTCATCTCGTTGAGATGCCGCGCATCATGGCCCGGGTGCTGAACATCATCCAGCCGCAGATGGAAAGCCTTGCCCGTGAGATCTCAAAGTTCAACGACGTGCTTTATCTCGGACGCGGCACCAGCTTCCCGCTCGCCATGGAAGGCGCGCTGAAGCTCAAGGAAATCTCCTACATCCACGCCGAAGGCTATGCTGCCGGCGAGCTGAAGCACGGTCCGATCGCGTTGATCGACGAGAACATGCCTGTTATCGTCATTGCGCCCTATGACCGCTTCTTCGACAAGACCGTCTCCAACATGCAGGAGGTGGCGGCCCGCGGCGGCCGCATCATCTTCATCACCGACGAGGCAGGGGCTGCGGCTTCCACCTTGCCGACAATGGCGACGATCACCCTGCCGGTTGTCGATGAAATCATCGCACCGATCATCTTCTCGCTGCCGA comes from the Rhizobium sp. NXC24 genome and includes:
- the ytfQ gene encoding galactofuranose ABC transporter, galactofuranose-binding protein YtfQ: MKFKTALVSATILAACMFTTASAKNLVVGFSQIGSESGWRAAETTVTKQQAEKRGIDLKFADAQQKQENQIKAIRSFIAQGVDAILLAPVVETGWDSVLKEAKEAKIPVILLDRTINAPKDLYLTAVTSDQIHEGKVAGDWLVKTVGDKKCNIVELQGTTGSSPAIARKKGFEEAIKGHDNLKIVRSQTGDFTRAKGKEVMESFLKAENGGKDICALYAHNDDMAVGAIQAIKEAGLKPGKDILTVSIDSVPDLFKAMAAGEANATVELTPNMAGPAFDALDAYLKTKKEPPKWIQTESKLYTQSDDPQKVYEEKKNQGY
- a CDS encoding ABC transporter permease, producing the protein MRIELERRPQASKLFGFLSPLLALALALIAGTIMFAVLGKDPVEALDAFFVEPLLEVWSLHELAIKAGPLILIAVGLCVCYRSNNWNIGAEGQFTIGAVAGSYIPIVFTDWHSPMVLPLMLIAGAVGGALYAAIPALLKAHFNTNEILTSLMLVYIGQLYLDWLSRGPWRDPQGHNFPQSIDFPPEAVLPAIWADSGRAHWGIVFAIVAAILAWFMMKYTLKGFEITVLGQSERAGRFAGFSSKKMVWFGFLFSGALAGLAGISEVAGSIGHLQPAISPGYGFTAIIVAFLARLNPLGAILSGFVLALTYLGGEAAQLSPGISAKAASVFQGLLLFFVLSCDTLINYKIRLVWSRVRGGAA
- the yjfF gene encoding galactofuranose ABC transporter, permease protein YjfF, encoding MNSKYLPLLVTIVIFLLAYTGCVMEFPTMLSTRVVGNLLTDNAFLGIAAVGMTFVILSGGIDLSIGSVIAFTGVFLAIILRDTSIHPLLAFALVLAITTIFGAGMGAIIHYLSMPPFIVTLAGMFLARGIAFVLSIDSIPIEHDFYSQLSDLYLLLPGGGRLTLIGGIMLIVFAGGIVLAHRTRFGANVYALGGGVQTAQLMGVPVGRTTIQIYALSGFLAGLSGIVFSLYTSAGYSLATVGVELDAIAAVVIGGTLLTGGAGFVGGTLIGILIQGLIQTYITFDGTLSSWWTKILIGLLLFAFILMQKGLLLLSRFNRRYA
- a CDS encoding ABC transporter permease; its protein translation is MSSQIKALLLRLAPQLIALSAILLLNFIMFPQFFHLELQNGRLYGSIIDVLNRGAPVALLSIGMTLVIATKGIDLSVGAVIAICGAVAASAIVSGHSLAYTLILTIGVGLACGLWNGFLVAVLDIQPIIATLVLMVAGRGIAQLITEGVIMTFNDDGLIFLGSGSFGSLPMPVVIWLLVALAVILLVRRTALGMLVEAIGINRRASTLSGIQTPVLLIAVYALSGLCASIAGIIVSADIKGADANNAGLWLELDAILAVVVGGNSLLGGRFSIVGSLIGAMIIQSVNTGILLSGFPPEFNLVIKAVIVIIILVIQSPALQSVSSFFWRRRGAAQMIHEEQAK
- a CDS encoding FadR/GntR family transcriptional regulator, which codes for MRGRLLETRKTEGKSRTSHAQVVDDLGKAIVSGAFPIGSILPGDSDLLQRFKVSRTVLRESMKTLAAKGLVVPRARVGTRVTEKIHWNMFDSAVLTWHFESGVNEEFLLHLYDIRLAFEPFAASLVAKRASPEEIESLRKLAMAMAAPEHTPDSLAVADLHFHLAITEASHNPFMRSLGGLIEAALVGMFRMSAPPTSNGFGNIADTHMAIVDAIAAGDELAAHKAMEFVIFDGRRHVQQAFAALADA
- a CDS encoding ABC transporter permease, translated to MSVFEAILLTIITASTPLVIAGLGELVVERSGVLNLGVEGMMIIGAVAAFVGAQVSGSPYVGLIAGIAGGALFSLLFGFLTLTLVTNQVATGLALTILGLGLSGMIGEGYVSVPGVQLREIVFPVLSDIPLVGPVLFKQDLTFYLSIALLIGVNWSLFRSRSGLKLRAIGDSHGSAHALGIDVIRTRYLAVMFGGACAGLAGAQLSLVYTPQWVENMSAGRGWVTLALVVFASWRPMRVLAGGYLFGAVTILQFHAQGFGVGIPSQFLSMLPYASTIVVLIIISQNRRATLINTPASLGKAFVPER
- a CDS encoding BMP family ABC transporter substrate-binding protein translates to MKKLALALATTAAAIVGFGAAAEAAPTKVCFVYVGSHTDGGYSQAHDLGRQQVQKEFGNKIDTPYLENVPEGPDAERAIERLARSGCSLIFSTSFGFMDATVKVAAKFPKVKFEHATGFKSGPNLATYNSRFYEGRYILGQIAAKTSENHGAAYIASFPIPEVVMGINSFEQGARSVDPSFKLKVVWVNTWFDPGKEADAAKAMVDQGVDILTQHTDTTAPMQVAEERGIHAFGQASDMIASGPKAQLTAVVDTWGNYYSKRVHALLDGTWKAEQSWDGLKDGILKMAPYTNMPDDVKKMAEETEAKIKSGELAPFTGPINKQDGTPWLKAGEKADDGTLLGMNFYIEGVDDKLPASK
- the ytfR gene encoding galactofuranose ABC transporter, ATP-binding protein YtfR; this encodes MAHDVERLLTATGFCKYFPGSTALDHVDFTLRRGEVHALLGENGAGKSTLIKCMTGAYRRDAGSLVLDGAEIDPHDTLAAQKLGIGTVYQEVNLLANLSVAENLFLGRQPRRLGMISSRAMNSMAKDLLSQYGIDIDVSRQLDRFSVAIQQVIAIARAVDLSGKVLILDEPTASLDTHEVAMLFGIIQNLKKRGLGIVFITHFLEQVYQICDRITVLRNGRLVGTRDAEGLSRQTLIAMMLGRELAQVEATAKQAVGESGPVRYRFTNFGKRGKIKPFDLEVRVGEVVGIAGLLGSGRTETAEVLFGVERADSGEAKIEDRNVTLSGPRAAIKSGFGFCPEDRKTDGIIGDLSIRENIVMALQARRGWARPLPRSEQNAIADRYIKALDIRTTDREKPIRLLSGGNQQKAILARWLATNPNFLILDEPTRGIDVGAHAEIIRLIEDLCQQGMSLVVISSELEELVAYSSRVIVLRDREHIAELTGDKITASHIVDSIATGESKREEA